One stretch of Ictalurus punctatus breed USDA103 chromosome 5, Coco_2.0, whole genome shotgun sequence DNA includes these proteins:
- the LOC108266017 gene encoding N-acetyllactosaminide beta-1,3-N-acetylglucosaminyltransferase 3 isoform X2 translates to MENVSWLYRTRGRRRALESMALLIMISLCVLLILYITTPEKYDKITSQKMVREAQPLEMTTPRCEQNMSVANIEEFSTFPTAMQDFLYYRHCRNFPMLLTVPNKCTIPKRSGEPFILLTIKSSPENYERRSVLRKTWAAERLQNGMWIRTVFLTGTTGTGFKKQRLNKLLKLENTKYQDILQWDFTDSFYNLTLKQVLFLDWMQNWCPTADFLFNGDDDVFANTDNMVEFLKGQRDNNGSKHLYIGQLLLTSPPVRNKNSKYFIPELIEKADMYAPYCSGGGYLYSRFTARTILQMSQSITLMPIDDVYMGMCLQRAGLRPMNHHGVFANGLIIPSDKLDIYDPCYYREIILSHKFFPHQIFLLWDEIHRKDLNCSKKEVNL, encoded by the coding sequence GAACCCGAGGCAGGAGACGAGCTCTGGAGTCCATGGCTCTGCTCATTAtgatctctctgtgtgtgctccTGATCCTGTATATCACCACGCCAGAAAAATATGACAAAATCACATCACAGAAGATGGTTCGTGAGGCCCAGCCTCTGGAGATGACGACTCCTAGGTGTGAACAAAACATGTCAGTCGCTAACATTGAGGAATTTTCTACCTTTCCAACTGCTATGCAGGACTTCCTGTATTACCGCCACTGCAGGAATTTCCCAATGTTGCTCACCGTTCCTAACAAGTGCACCATTCCAAAGAGGTCAGGAGAACCCTTTATTCTGCTGACCATCAAAAGTTCACCGGAGAACTACGAACGGCGTTCGGTCTTGCGCAAAACGTGGGCGGCGGAGAGACTACAGAACGGGATGTGGATCCGCACCGTGTTCCTGACCGGCACCACCGGGACAGGCTTCAAGAAGCAGAGGTTAAACAAACTCCTGAAGCTGGAGAACACGAAGTACCAGGACATTCTGCAGTGGGACTTCACGGATTCTTTCTACAACCTCACTCTCAAGCAGGTCCTGTTCCTGGACTGGATGCAGAACTGGTGTCCCACTGCAGATTTCCTCTTTAACGGAGACGACGACGTTTTCGCCAACACGGACAACATGGTGGAGTTCCTCAAAGGGCAGAGAGATAACAACGGAAGCAAACACCTGTACATCGGCCAGCTGCTCCTGACCAGCCCACCTGTTCGGAACAAAAACAGTAAATATTTCATCCCGGAACTGATCGAGAAAGCCGACATGTACGCTCCATACTGCAGTGGAGGTGGCTACCTgtactcccgcttcactgccaGGACCATTCTCCAGATGTCCCAGTCCATCACCCTGATGCCCATTGACGACGTTTACATGGGCATGTGTCTGCAACGAGCCGGACTCCGACCCATGAACCACCATGGAGTCTTTGCCAACGGCCTCATTATTCCTTCTGACAAACTGGACATTTATGATCCCTGCTATTACCGTGAGATTATCCTCAGCCACAAATTCTTCcctcatcagattttccttcTGTGGGATGAAATACATCGGAAAGATTTGAACTGCTCAAAGAAAGAAGTTAATctgtaa
- the LOC108266017 gene encoding N-acetyllactosaminide beta-1,3-N-acetylglucosaminyltransferase 3 isoform X1, producing the protein MSWSHCSVSLSHTLPHTLRTYYDKMDQLLQFSTRFSAVFKHFENIRCPQVKNVWLYRTRGRRRALESMALLIMISLCVLLILYITTPEKYDKITSQKMVREAQPLEMTTPRCEQNMSVANIEEFSTFPTAMQDFLYYRHCRNFPMLLTVPNKCTIPKRSGEPFILLTIKSSPENYERRSVLRKTWAAERLQNGMWIRTVFLTGTTGTGFKKQRLNKLLKLENTKYQDILQWDFTDSFYNLTLKQVLFLDWMQNWCPTADFLFNGDDDVFANTDNMVEFLKGQRDNNGSKHLYIGQLLLTSPPVRNKNSKYFIPELIEKADMYAPYCSGGGYLYSRFTARTILQMSQSITLMPIDDVYMGMCLQRAGLRPMNHHGVFANGLIIPSDKLDIYDPCYYREIILSHKFFPHQIFLLWDEIHRKDLNCSKKEVNL; encoded by the exons ATGAGCTGGTCTCACtgctcagtctctctctcacacacactcccacacactctcaggACTTATTACGACAAAATGGACCAGCTACTTCAATTCAGCACACGCTTTTCAGCAGTGTTTAAGCACTTCGAAAATATCCG gtgtCCTCAGGTGAAGAACGTCTGGCTGTACA GAACCCGAGGCAGGAGACGAGCTCTGGAGTCCATGGCTCTGCTCATTAtgatctctctgtgtgtgctccTGATCCTGTATATCACCACGCCAGAAAAATATGACAAAATCACATCACAGAAGATGGTTCGTGAGGCCCAGCCTCTGGAGATGACGACTCCTAGGTGTGAACAAAACATGTCAGTCGCTAACATTGAGGAATTTTCTACCTTTCCAACTGCTATGCAGGACTTCCTGTATTACCGCCACTGCAGGAATTTCCCAATGTTGCTCACCGTTCCTAACAAGTGCACCATTCCAAAGAGGTCAGGAGAACCCTTTATTCTGCTGACCATCAAAAGTTCACCGGAGAACTACGAACGGCGTTCGGTCTTGCGCAAAACGTGGGCGGCGGAGAGACTACAGAACGGGATGTGGATCCGCACCGTGTTCCTGACCGGCACCACCGGGACAGGCTTCAAGAAGCAGAGGTTAAACAAACTCCTGAAGCTGGAGAACACGAAGTACCAGGACATTCTGCAGTGGGACTTCACGGATTCTTTCTACAACCTCACTCTCAAGCAGGTCCTGTTCCTGGACTGGATGCAGAACTGGTGTCCCACTGCAGATTTCCTCTTTAACGGAGACGACGACGTTTTCGCCAACACGGACAACATGGTGGAGTTCCTCAAAGGGCAGAGAGATAACAACGGAAGCAAACACCTGTACATCGGCCAGCTGCTCCTGACCAGCCCACCTGTTCGGAACAAAAACAGTAAATATTTCATCCCGGAACTGATCGAGAAAGCCGACATGTACGCTCCATACTGCAGTGGAGGTGGCTACCTgtactcccgcttcactgccaGGACCATTCTCCAGATGTCCCAGTCCATCACCCTGATGCCCATTGACGACGTTTACATGGGCATGTGTCTGCAACGAGCCGGACTCCGACCCATGAACCACCATGGAGTCTTTGCCAACGGCCTCATTATTCCTTCTGACAAACTGGACATTTATGATCCCTGCTATTACCGTGAGATTATCCTCAGCCACAAATTCTTCcctcatcagattttccttcTGTGGGATGAAATACATCGGAAAGATTTGAACTGCTCAAAGAAAGAAGTTAATctgtaa